In Malus sylvestris chromosome 15, drMalSylv7.2, whole genome shotgun sequence, a single genomic region encodes these proteins:
- the LOC126602507 gene encoding lipase-like PAD4 isoform X3 translates to MYICIYVFKFHSNSVARRFKDPQGRKISKEEQLLASQSMDAEASPFESSETVASFLASTPLLIESWRLCSVANTTPGTAFESQQIGDVGYFALSGGEECLSFRNLVALETAGHGLFPPLSNNNNNNHNNIINGEEEAVMVHAGLLKLFVSLRCSQTFQDQVSALIEKSKSIVITGHSIGGTTASLCALWLLSYLRSISSTLPVLCITFGSPLLGNTSLSRAILRERWGGNFFHVVSKYDIMPRLLLAPIESCSTQVLHFLVQCFQRFRNIGVHVQLRDEEKAALSSFVSAYLRASSSQEGEERESSSSSSSSMSYCPFGSYLFCSQEGAVCVENAESVMTMMHLMFMPAEANPMCCIQDHLNYGDYVDKISSQFLKTSFMQQDELPESSYEAGVALALQSLGINSHEPAAAPAKECLKIARRLGRTQSLNCANLAVRLSKYTPHRAEIEWYMASCNESGEQLGYYDAFKQRDSSKKGNRVNMNRHMLAAFWDGVIKMMETNELPHDFHRRAKWVNASQFYKLLVEPLDIAEYYRTGMHRVKGHYLAHGRERRFEIFDRWWKEISINDQKQSRSRSKFAGLTQDSCFWAKVEEAREWLTNFRSETDTRNLHFLWENINKFDSHATSLVQRKEVSKDVLAKNSSYMKWQQEFADLRSQHY, encoded by the exons atgtatatatgtatatatgtattcaAATTCCATTCAAACTCTGTGGCCCGTCGCTTTAAAGACCCCCaaggaagaaaaataagcaAAGAAGAACAACTTCTAGCTAGTCAGTCCATGGATGCTGAAGCTTCACC GTTTGAGAGCAGTGAGACAGTTGCGAGTTTCTTGGCATCGACTCCCTTGCTTATTGAGTCATGGAGGCTATGCAGCGTAGCAAACACCACTCCCGGCACCGCTTTCGAATCCCAACAAATCGGAGACGTCGGATATTTTGCTTTATCCGGAGGAGAAGAATGTTTGAGTTTCAGAAATTTGGTAGCGTTGGAGACCGCCGGCCACGGCCTTTTCCCACCATtatccaacaacaacaataataatcataataatattattaatggAGAGGAAGAGGCTGTCATGGTGCATGCAGGGCTGCTCAAGCTCTTCGTGTCCCTACGCTGCTCCCAAACGTTCCAAGACCAG GTGTCGGCCCTAATAGAGAAAAGCAAGTCCATTGTGATCACAGGCCATTCTATAGGAGGAACAACTGCCTCACTCTGTGCTCTCTGGCTCCTTTCTTACCTCCGATCCATCTCTTCCACCCTTCCAGTCCTTTGCATTACCTTCGGATCACCATTGCTCGGCAATACCTCCCTTTCGCGAGCAATCCTCCGAGAAAGATGGGGTGGCAATTTTTTCCACGTAGTTTCCAAGTACGACATCATGCCAAGACTACTCCTTGCTCCAATTGAATCATGCAGCACTCAAGTACTGCATTTCTTAGTACAATGCTTTCAGCGCTTTCGAAATATCGGTGTTCATGTTCAACTGCGCGACGAAGAGAAAGCTGCACTATCCAGCTTCGTGTCAGCTTATTTGCGTGCGTCATCATCGcaagaaggagaagagagagaaagcagcagcagcagcagcagcagcatgtCGTATTGTCCATTTGGGAGCTACTTGTTTTGCTCACAAGAGGGAGCTGTGTGTGTGGAGAATGCAGAGTCTGTGATGACAATGATGCATTTGATGTTTATGCCAGCTGAAGCTAACCCAATGTGCTGTATCCAGGATCATCTCAACTACGGAGATTATGTTGACAAGATTTCTTCACAGTTTCTGAAGACGAGCTTCATGCAGCAGGATGAGCTTCCAGAATCAAGCTACGAAGCAGGGGTTGCATTGGCATTACAGTCCTTAGGAATAAATAGCCAC GAACCGGCTGCCGCACCTGCGAAGGAGTGCCTAAAGATAGCAAGGCGATTAGGACGTACCCAAAGTTTGAATTGTGCTAATTTAGCTGTTCGGCTCTCCAAGTACACGCCTCACAGAGCTGAAATCGAGTGGTACATGGCATCCTGCAACGAGTCTGGTGAGCAACTGGGGTACTATGACGCCTTCAAGCAAAGGGACTCCTCAAAAAAGGGTAACAGGGTCAACATGAACCGCCACATGCTTGCTGCATTTTGGGATGGGGTGATAAAAATGATGGAGACAAATGAGTTGCCTCACGATTTTCACAGGCGAGCAAAATGGGTAAATGCTTCCCAGTTTTACAAACTCCTCGTTGAGCCATTGGACATCGCGGAGTACTATAGAACTGGTATGCACCGTGTCAAGGGTCATTACTTGGCGCATGGAAGAGAGAGGAGGTTTGAGATATTCGACAGATGGTGGAAGGAGATAAGCATCAACGATCAGAAGCAAAGTAGAAGCAGAAGCAAGTTTGCAGGTTTGACTCAGGATTCGTGCTTCTGGGCAAAGGTGGAGGAAGCTAGGGAATGGCTTACTAATTTTAGAAGTGAGACTGATACAAGGAACCTACATTTTCTGTGGGAAAATATCAATAAATTTGACAGCCATGCAACCAGTTTGGTCCAGAGAAAGGAGGTCTCTAAAGACGTTCTGGCAAAGAACTCAAGCTACATGAAATGGCAGCAAGAGTTTGCAGATCTGAGATCGCAG
- the LOC126602507 gene encoding lipase-like PAD4 isoform X1, with the protein MYICIYVFKFHSNSVARRFKDPQGRKISKEEQLLASQSMDAEASPFESSETVASFLASTPLLIESWRLCSVANTTPGTAFESQQIGDVGYFALSGGEECLSFRNLVALETAGHGLFPPLSNNNNNNHNNIINGEEEAVMVHAGLLKLFVSLRCSQTFQDQVSALIEKSKSIVITGHSIGGTTASLCALWLLSYLRSISSTLPVLCITFGSPLLGNTSLSRAILRERWGGNFFHVVSKYDIMPRLLLAPIESCSTQVLHFLVQCFQRFRNIGVHVQLRDEEKAALSSFVSAYLRASSSQEGEERESSSSSSSSMSYCPFGSYLFCSQEGAVCVENAESVMTMMHLMFMPAEANPMCCIQDHLNYGDYVDKISSQFLKTSFMQQDELPESSYEAGVALALQSLGINSHEPAAAPAKECLKIARRLGRTQSLNCANLAVRLSKYTPHRAEIEWYMASCNESGEQLGYYDAFKQRDSSKKGNRVNMNRHMLAAFWDGVIKMMETNELPHDFHRRAKWVNASQFYKLLVEPLDIAEYYRTGMHRVKGHYLAHGRERRFEIFDRWWKEISINDQKQSRSRSKFAGLTQDSCFWAKVEEAREWLTNFRSETDTRNLHFLWENINKFDSHATSLVQRKEVSKDVLAKNSSYMKWQQEFADLRSQVRHVQLQIPSLRDGSYLLP; encoded by the exons atgtatatatgtatatatgtattcaAATTCCATTCAAACTCTGTGGCCCGTCGCTTTAAAGACCCCCaaggaagaaaaataagcaAAGAAGAACAACTTCTAGCTAGTCAGTCCATGGATGCTGAAGCTTCACC GTTTGAGAGCAGTGAGACAGTTGCGAGTTTCTTGGCATCGACTCCCTTGCTTATTGAGTCATGGAGGCTATGCAGCGTAGCAAACACCACTCCCGGCACCGCTTTCGAATCCCAACAAATCGGAGACGTCGGATATTTTGCTTTATCCGGAGGAGAAGAATGTTTGAGTTTCAGAAATTTGGTAGCGTTGGAGACCGCCGGCCACGGCCTTTTCCCACCATtatccaacaacaacaataataatcataataatattattaatggAGAGGAAGAGGCTGTCATGGTGCATGCAGGGCTGCTCAAGCTCTTCGTGTCCCTACGCTGCTCCCAAACGTTCCAAGACCAG GTGTCGGCCCTAATAGAGAAAAGCAAGTCCATTGTGATCACAGGCCATTCTATAGGAGGAACAACTGCCTCACTCTGTGCTCTCTGGCTCCTTTCTTACCTCCGATCCATCTCTTCCACCCTTCCAGTCCTTTGCATTACCTTCGGATCACCATTGCTCGGCAATACCTCCCTTTCGCGAGCAATCCTCCGAGAAAGATGGGGTGGCAATTTTTTCCACGTAGTTTCCAAGTACGACATCATGCCAAGACTACTCCTTGCTCCAATTGAATCATGCAGCACTCAAGTACTGCATTTCTTAGTACAATGCTTTCAGCGCTTTCGAAATATCGGTGTTCATGTTCAACTGCGCGACGAAGAGAAAGCTGCACTATCCAGCTTCGTGTCAGCTTATTTGCGTGCGTCATCATCGcaagaaggagaagagagagaaagcagcagcagcagcagcagcagcatgtCGTATTGTCCATTTGGGAGCTACTTGTTTTGCTCACAAGAGGGAGCTGTGTGTGTGGAGAATGCAGAGTCTGTGATGACAATGATGCATTTGATGTTTATGCCAGCTGAAGCTAACCCAATGTGCTGTATCCAGGATCATCTCAACTACGGAGATTATGTTGACAAGATTTCTTCACAGTTTCTGAAGACGAGCTTCATGCAGCAGGATGAGCTTCCAGAATCAAGCTACGAAGCAGGGGTTGCATTGGCATTACAGTCCTTAGGAATAAATAGCCAC GAACCGGCTGCCGCACCTGCGAAGGAGTGCCTAAAGATAGCAAGGCGATTAGGACGTACCCAAAGTTTGAATTGTGCTAATTTAGCTGTTCGGCTCTCCAAGTACACGCCTCACAGAGCTGAAATCGAGTGGTACATGGCATCCTGCAACGAGTCTGGTGAGCAACTGGGGTACTATGACGCCTTCAAGCAAAGGGACTCCTCAAAAAAGGGTAACAGGGTCAACATGAACCGCCACATGCTTGCTGCATTTTGGGATGGGGTGATAAAAATGATGGAGACAAATGAGTTGCCTCACGATTTTCACAGGCGAGCAAAATGGGTAAATGCTTCCCAGTTTTACAAACTCCTCGTTGAGCCATTGGACATCGCGGAGTACTATAGAACTGGTATGCACCGTGTCAAGGGTCATTACTTGGCGCATGGAAGAGAGAGGAGGTTTGAGATATTCGACAGATGGTGGAAGGAGATAAGCATCAACGATCAGAAGCAAAGTAGAAGCAGAAGCAAGTTTGCAGGTTTGACTCAGGATTCGTGCTTCTGGGCAAAGGTGGAGGAAGCTAGGGAATGGCTTACTAATTTTAGAAGTGAGACTGATACAAGGAACCTACATTTTCTGTGGGAAAATATCAATAAATTTGACAGCCATGCAACCAGTTTGGTCCAGAGAAAGGAGGTCTCTAAAGACGTTCTGGCAAAGAACTCAAGCTACATGAAATGGCAGCAAGAGTTTGCAGATCTGAGATCGCAGGTACGCCACGTCCAGCTTCAAATTCCAAGTCTTAGAGATGGGTCTTATTTACTTCCCTAG
- the LOC126602507 gene encoding lipase-like PAD4 isoform X2: MYICIYVFKFHSNSVARRFKDPQGRKISKEEQLLASQSMDAEASPFESSETVASFLASTPLLIESWRLCSVANTTPGTAFESQQIGDVGYFALSGGEECLSFRNLVALETAGHGLFPPLSNNNNNNHNNIINGEEEAVMVHAGLLKLFVSLRCSQTFQDQVSALIEKSKSIVITGHSIGGTTASLCALWLLSYLRSISSTLPVLCITFGSPLLGNTSLSRAILRERWGGNFFHVVSKYDIMPRLLLAPIESCSTQVLHFLVQCFQRFRNIGVHVQLRDEEKAALSSFVSAYLRASSSQEGEERESSSSSSSSMSYCPFGSYLFCSQEGAVCVENAESVMTMMHLMFMPAEANPMCCIQDHLNYGDYVDKISSQFLKTSFMQQDELPESSYEAGVALALQSLGINSHEPAAAPAKECLKIARRLGRTQSLNCANLAVRLSKYTPHRAEIEWYMASCNESGEQLGYYDAFKQRDSSKKGNRVNMNRHMLAAFWDGVIKMMETNELPHDFHRRAKWVNASQFYKLLVEPLDIAEYYRTGMHRVKGHYLAHGRERRFEIFDRWWKEISINDQKQSRSRSKFAGLTQDSCFWAKVEEAREWLTNFRSETDTRNLHFLWENINKFDSHATSLVQRKEVSKDVLAKNSSYMKWQQEFADLRSQFQCF; encoded by the exons atgtatatatgtatatatgtattcaAATTCCATTCAAACTCTGTGGCCCGTCGCTTTAAAGACCCCCaaggaagaaaaataagcaAAGAAGAACAACTTCTAGCTAGTCAGTCCATGGATGCTGAAGCTTCACC GTTTGAGAGCAGTGAGACAGTTGCGAGTTTCTTGGCATCGACTCCCTTGCTTATTGAGTCATGGAGGCTATGCAGCGTAGCAAACACCACTCCCGGCACCGCTTTCGAATCCCAACAAATCGGAGACGTCGGATATTTTGCTTTATCCGGAGGAGAAGAATGTTTGAGTTTCAGAAATTTGGTAGCGTTGGAGACCGCCGGCCACGGCCTTTTCCCACCATtatccaacaacaacaataataatcataataatattattaatggAGAGGAAGAGGCTGTCATGGTGCATGCAGGGCTGCTCAAGCTCTTCGTGTCCCTACGCTGCTCCCAAACGTTCCAAGACCAG GTGTCGGCCCTAATAGAGAAAAGCAAGTCCATTGTGATCACAGGCCATTCTATAGGAGGAACAACTGCCTCACTCTGTGCTCTCTGGCTCCTTTCTTACCTCCGATCCATCTCTTCCACCCTTCCAGTCCTTTGCATTACCTTCGGATCACCATTGCTCGGCAATACCTCCCTTTCGCGAGCAATCCTCCGAGAAAGATGGGGTGGCAATTTTTTCCACGTAGTTTCCAAGTACGACATCATGCCAAGACTACTCCTTGCTCCAATTGAATCATGCAGCACTCAAGTACTGCATTTCTTAGTACAATGCTTTCAGCGCTTTCGAAATATCGGTGTTCATGTTCAACTGCGCGACGAAGAGAAAGCTGCACTATCCAGCTTCGTGTCAGCTTATTTGCGTGCGTCATCATCGcaagaaggagaagagagagaaagcagcagcagcagcagcagcagcatgtCGTATTGTCCATTTGGGAGCTACTTGTTTTGCTCACAAGAGGGAGCTGTGTGTGTGGAGAATGCAGAGTCTGTGATGACAATGATGCATTTGATGTTTATGCCAGCTGAAGCTAACCCAATGTGCTGTATCCAGGATCATCTCAACTACGGAGATTATGTTGACAAGATTTCTTCACAGTTTCTGAAGACGAGCTTCATGCAGCAGGATGAGCTTCCAGAATCAAGCTACGAAGCAGGGGTTGCATTGGCATTACAGTCCTTAGGAATAAATAGCCAC GAACCGGCTGCCGCACCTGCGAAGGAGTGCCTAAAGATAGCAAGGCGATTAGGACGTACCCAAAGTTTGAATTGTGCTAATTTAGCTGTTCGGCTCTCCAAGTACACGCCTCACAGAGCTGAAATCGAGTGGTACATGGCATCCTGCAACGAGTCTGGTGAGCAACTGGGGTACTATGACGCCTTCAAGCAAAGGGACTCCTCAAAAAAGGGTAACAGGGTCAACATGAACCGCCACATGCTTGCTGCATTTTGGGATGGGGTGATAAAAATGATGGAGACAAATGAGTTGCCTCACGATTTTCACAGGCGAGCAAAATGGGTAAATGCTTCCCAGTTTTACAAACTCCTCGTTGAGCCATTGGACATCGCGGAGTACTATAGAACTGGTATGCACCGTGTCAAGGGTCATTACTTGGCGCATGGAAGAGAGAGGAGGTTTGAGATATTCGACAGATGGTGGAAGGAGATAAGCATCAACGATCAGAAGCAAAGTAGAAGCAGAAGCAAGTTTGCAGGTTTGACTCAGGATTCGTGCTTCTGGGCAAAGGTGGAGGAAGCTAGGGAATGGCTTACTAATTTTAGAAGTGAGACTGATACAAGGAACCTACATTTTCTGTGGGAAAATATCAATAAATTTGACAGCCATGCAACCAGTTTGGTCCAGAGAAAGGAGGTCTCTAAAGACGTTCTGGCAAAGAACTCAAGCTACATGAAATGGCAGCAAGAGTTTGCAGATCTGAGATCGCAG
- the LOC126601923 gene encoding DNA polymerase delta catalytic subunit-like, with protein sequence MNKGMSRKQPAPPQPAANPAKQRATSAEEEFVDDDVFLDEAPFETEARHSPIAIIIRIFGVTKEGHSSLPFLSRGPAPDDISRFHRILEGRMGEVNRNSRVPKFICRVEMMQKRSIMYYQQQDSEPFLTIVVALPTMVASCRDIQTLSAILQKGNFLKMAPFQILSFDIECAGRKGHFPEPIHDPVIQRVSVKMVAAGAEHTAAVTEDGSLYGRGWGNLGLGDRNDLLVPEKVSMVNGKNGGKKKREFGDFGGRASW encoded by the exons ATGAACAAAGGCATGAGCAGAAAACAGCCAGCGCCGCCACAACCGGCGGCGAACCCAGCCAAGCAGCGGGCCACGTCCGCAGAAGAAGAATTCGTCGACGATGACGTCTTCCTCGACGAAGCCCCTTTCGAGACTGAGGCCCGCCACTCTCCCATTGCCATCATTATCCGGATTTTTGGTGTTACAAAGGAAG GACATAGTTCGCTGCCATTTTTATCGAGGGGCCCTGCTCCTGACGATATTTCTAGGTTTCATCGAATTCTTGAG GGGAGGATGGGAGAGGTCAACAGGAACAGCAGGGTACCAAAATTCATTTGCCGTGTTGAAATGATGCAGAAGAGGAGTATCAT GTATTACCAGCAGCAGGATTCTGAACCCTTTCTCACAATTGTTGTTGCTTTGCCAACAATGGTGGCCAGCTGCCGGG ATATTCAGACCTTATCAGCCATACTCCAGAAGGGGAATTTTTTGAAGATGGCTCCATTTCAAATATTGAGCTTTGATATTGAGTGTGCCGGCCGTAAAGGTCATTTTCCTGAGCCTATCCATGATCCTGTTATCCAG AGAGTTTCTGTCAAAATGGTTGCTGCTGGTGCTGAACATACTGCAGCTGTCACAGAAGATGGGTCGCTCTATGGGAGGGGCTGGGGAAACTTGGGCCTAGGTGATAGGAACGATCTGTTGGTCCCGGAGAAGGTTTCTATGGTTAAT GGCAAAAATGGAGGGAAGAAAAAGAGGGAATTTGGAGATTTTGGGGGTCGGGCAAGTTGGTGA